Proteins from one Lachnospiraceae bacterium genomic window:
- a CDS encoding phosphotransferase translates to MALEASVLDPARIRALVNKEYGIEVQRAERLPLGTANCYRLYTLHQSYFLKEFQSSMQEAALLREADLTRRLAERGIRTAQFIRTKSGGPFIVEQGHLICLQEYIEGTAYGYDDFPKELLMEMGALLGRLHTAMAGCALPSGKIEFTEASLAQTEAKLTRLLSVLEAHRTDKNYQKIKQDLHEKSRILQQNRQWMEICRRAACAPSHGDFQGCQLICGDGHIRVVIDFSAACTLPLVWEVMRSYVQTSSFCRRAAKIDADELLQYVAAYLQQAPLSQADLAAMPYVYLWQLSKSAYGYEEYLLSESEDRDGLLAFAFWRTRICQELVRQAPVLSRKLSALAAARD, encoded by the coding sequence ATGGCGCTGGAGGCTTCGGTGCTGGATCCGGCAAGGATTAGGGCACTGGTTAATAAGGAATATGGAATCGAGGTGCAGCGGGCAGAGCGTCTGCCGCTGGGGACGGCGAACTGCTACCGGCTCTATACGCTGCACCAGAGCTATTTTTTAAAAGAATTTCAAAGCAGCATGCAGGAGGCGGCGCTGCTGCGCGAAGCCGACCTCACGCGCAGGCTGGCTGAGAGAGGCATCCGCACAGCGCAGTTTATCAGAACGAAAAGCGGCGGGCCCTTTATTGTAGAACAGGGGCATCTGATCTGCCTGCAGGAATACATCGAAGGCACGGCCTATGGCTATGATGACTTTCCCAAGGAGCTGCTGATGGAGATGGGCGCTCTGCTGGGCAGGCTCCATACCGCGATGGCAGGCTGCGCGCTGCCAAGCGGCAAAATCGAGTTTACAGAAGCATCCTTGGCGCAGACAGAGGCAAAGCTTACCCGGCTGCTTTCGGTGCTCGAGGCGCACCGCACAGACAAAAACTACCAAAAAATAAAGCAGGATCTGCATGAGAAAAGCAGAATCCTGCAGCAAAACCGCCAGTGGATGGAAATATGCCGCCGCGCCGCCTGCGCTCCGTCACACGGCGACTTTCAGGGCTGTCAGTTGATCTGCGGCGACGGGCACATCCGCGTGGTGATCGACTTCTCTGCGGCCTGCACGCTCCCCCTCGTGTGGGAGGTGATGCGCTCCTATGTACAGACGTCGTCATTTTGCCGCCGTGCGGCGAAAATTGACGCAGATGAGCTGCTTCAGTATGTGGCTGCGTATTTGCAGCAGGCGCCGCTCAGCCAGGCAGATCTGGCGGCGATGCCGTATGTGTATCTGTGGCAGCTGAGTAAAAGCGCCTATGGCTATGAGGAATATTTGTTGTCAGAATCGGAGGATCGGGACGGACTTCTGGCGTTTGCGTTTTGGAGAACGCGGATCTGTCAGGAGCTCGTGCGGCAGGCGCCGGTGCTTAGTCGGAAGCTAAGCGCTCTCGCAGCTGCGAGAGACTGA
- a CDS encoding TldD/PmbA family protein, giving the protein MTFEAFKDAVLRLALEMGADAAEIYYQGSESSQIGVYQQAVDSYVMSQSAGVNLRVSVGGKSGSAYTEILEDPEPLVEAAIDNARVITSSEVQPMQKACAYPQFTAPTDPLQNVSEAERIERLKEMERHILAQDPRVVKMPNGAISTDTTVTKIYNTLGLAAEDTQHSSACIASCVVSENDELQNSFAFKGGEEADQLLPCGEKAVSEALAKLGAAPVESGVYNAVFRHDAFASLLSAFFPMFNAENAQKDMSLLAGREGDPIASPAVTLVDDPLYPKSPRAFDAEGTPSVKTVMIEKGILKSLLHNLKTAAAAGVAPTSNAGRASAAAPITIAPSTMYIEPGEASYDELLAQMGDGLVITSVGGLHAGLNPISGSFSLLAGGLLVKDGKVVQSVNQITIAGSFESLFGGIAAVGSDLKFGHGGIGSPSVYVTDVRVAGK; this is encoded by the coding sequence ATGACATTTGAAGCATTTAAGGATGCAGTGCTGCGCTTGGCTCTGGAAATGGGCGCTGATGCAGCTGAGATCTACTATCAGGGCTCGGAAAGCTCTCAGATCGGCGTATATCAGCAGGCTGTAGACTCCTATGTGATGAGCCAGAGCGCAGGCGTCAATCTGCGCGTGAGCGTGGGTGGCAAAAGCGGCTCTGCCTATACCGAGATTTTAGAGGATCCGGAGCCGCTTGTGGAGGCTGCTATTGACAATGCCCGCGTAATCACCTCTTCTGAGGTGCAGCCCATGCAGAAGGCCTGTGCCTATCCTCAGTTCACCGCTCCGACTGATCCCCTGCAGAATGTGTCTGAGGCAGAACGCATCGAGCGCTTAAAGGAAATGGAGCGCCATATTCTGGCCCAGGATCCGCGCGTAGTTAAAATGCCAAACGGCGCTATCTCGACCGATACCACCGTGACTAAAATTTATAATACATTAGGTCTTGCTGCTGAGGATACGCAGCATTCCTCTGCCTGCATCGCCTCCTGCGTAGTCAGCGAAAACGACGAGCTGCAAAACAGCTTTGCTTTTAAGGGCGGAGAAGAAGCCGATCAGCTGCTCCCCTGCGGCGAAAAGGCTGTTTCGGAAGCGCTAGCCAAGCTGGGCGCTGCGCCGGTAGAGAGCGGCGTTTATAACGCTGTTTTCCGGCATGATGCCTTTGCCAGCCTGCTGAGCGCCTTCTTCCCCATGTTCAATGCAGAAAACGCACAAAAGGATATGTCGCTGCTGGCCGGCCGCGAGGGCGATCCCATCGCCTCTCCCGCCGTGACGCTGGTAGATGATCCCTTATATCCCAAGTCTCCGCGCGCCTTTGACGCAGAGGGTACTCCTTCTGTCAAAACCGTGATGATTGAAAAAGGCATACTCAAAAGCCTGCTGCACAACCTGAAAACGGCTGCCGCGGCTGGCGTAGCGCCCACCTCCAATGCCGGACGTGCCTCGGCCGCGGCTCCCATTACCATCGCTCCCTCGACGATGTACATCGAGCCGGGCGAGGCCAGCTATGACGAGCTGCTGGCGCAGATGGGCGACGGCCTTGTGATCACCAGCGTGGGCGGCCTCCATGCCGGGCTGAATCCCATCTCCGGTTCCTTCTCCCTGCTGGCCGGCGGCCTGCTCGTGAAGGACGGCAAGGTCGTGCAGAGCGTGAATCAGATCACCATCGCCGGGTCGTTCGAGTCCCTGTTTGGCGGCATTGCCGCTGTGGGCAGTGATCTGAAATTCGGCCATGGCGGCATCGGCTCGCCCAGTGTCTATGTGACGGATGTGCGCGTAGCCGGCAAATAA
- a CDS encoding TldD/PmbA family protein: MTLNEKTAQLVMEKALSSGGDFAEIYLEDEITHDVRMLGQEVEDASYSRFHGAGIRVLSGDQYAYAYTADTSEEGLLKAAAQAAAGLKGSASLRPAAFTPSRFENGVKIPFSAIDNQKRINMLTLGARAAAAYSPEITQVSTSFMDTQKEVLICNSEGLWVQDSRPRTQMVIQAIASNGNEAQTGRVRPGRTMGFEVYSELFDIEAEARAAAKQAVTMLHAPECPSGVMPVVMAGGFGGVIFHEACGHSLESSSVSRGNSEFCGKLGQVVATPIVTAIDDGTMPGEWGSLHVDDEGTPTQRNVLIENGVLKSYMVDRIGSRRMGLPMTGSCRRQNYTFIPTSRMTNTFIAPGTDDDEEMIRTMGTGLYAAAMGGGSVNPITGEFNFNVMEGYLVRDGKIVSPVRGATLIGKGSEILMQIDRIGRSMSMAQGMCGASSGSIPTNVGQPQIRVKQITVGGKGGALA; this comes from the coding sequence ATGACTCTTAACGAAAAAACAGCGCAGCTTGTTATGGAAAAAGCCCTGTCAAGCGGCGGTGATTTTGCTGAGATCTATCTGGAAGACGAAATCACCCATGACGTGCGCATGCTGGGTCAGGAGGTTGAGGATGCTTCCTACAGCCGCTTCCACGGCGCCGGCATCCGCGTACTCTCCGGCGACCAGTACGCCTATGCCTATACGGCAGACACCAGCGAGGAAGGCCTACTCAAGGCCGCCGCGCAGGCTGCCGCCGGGTTGAAGGGCAGCGCCTCTTTGCGGCCTGCCGCCTTTACTCCCAGCCGCTTTGAAAATGGCGTGAAAATTCCTTTTTCCGCCATCGACAACCAAAAACGCATCAACATGCTCACCCTCGGCGCGCGCGCCGCAGCCGCCTATTCCCCCGAAATTACCCAGGTCAGCACCTCCTTCATGGATACCCAAAAAGAAGTGCTCATCTGCAACAGCGAAGGGCTCTGGGTGCAGGACAGCCGCCCGCGCACGCAGATGGTCATCCAGGCCATCGCCTCCAATGGAAACGAAGCGCAGACCGGTCGTGTCCGTCCCGGGCGCACCATGGGCTTTGAAGTATACAGCGAGCTTTTTGACATCGAGGCCGAGGCCCGCGCAGCGGCAAAACAGGCCGTGACCATGCTGCACGCTCCCGAATGTCCGTCGGGTGTTATGCCCGTCGTGATGGCCGGAGGGTTCGGAGGCGTTATCTTCCATGAGGCGTGCGGCCATTCTCTCGAATCCTCCTCCGTCTCCCGCGGCAATTCCGAGTTCTGCGGCAAGCTGGGTCAGGTTGTGGCCACGCCCATTGTGACCGCGATTGACGACGGCACCATGCCCGGCGAGTGGGGCTCCTTGCATGTGGATGACGAGGGCACGCCTACTCAGCGCAACGTGCTGATTGAAAACGGCGTATTAAAAAGCTATATGGTAGACCGGATCGGCAGCCGCCGCATGGGACTGCCCATGACCGGAAGCTGCCGCCGCCAGAATTATACCTTTATTCCGACCTCCCGCATGACGAACACCTTCATTGCTCCCGGAACCGATGATGATGAAGAGATGATCCGCACGATGGGCACCGGCCTCTATGCCGCAGCCATGGGCGGCGGCTCTGTGAATCCGATCACCGGAGAGTTTAACTTTAATGTTATGGAAGGCTATCTGGTGCGCGATGGCAAGATCGTTTCGCCGGTGCGCGGCGCTACGCTGATCGGAAAGGGCTCGGAAATCCTGATGCAGATCGACCGCATAGGCCGCTCCATGAGCATGGCACAGGGCATGTGCGGCGCCTCCTCAGGCAGCATTCCGACCAACGTCGGCCAGCCCCAGATTCGTGTAAAACAGATTACCGTTGGCGGTAAAGGAGGTGCATTAGCATGA
- a CDS encoding C1 family peptidase, whose protein sequence is MNGLVTKEELSELEKSFLQDRANRIAMDSVVNNGLLASAKNAEAFRSTTHHFSVSLKQGEITNQKQSGRCWMFAALNCLRFQVMKNLNLETFELSQNYTLFYDKLEKANYFLESILETLEEPSGSRLIAHLLMAPLNDGGQWDMLTNLVEKYGVVPKSAMPETISSSKTNEMNATLTEKLREDACILRRMHAQGAAEAELRTAKTDMMKVIYNALCICLGVPPKTFDLEVRDKDDAFIRDTNLTPQAFYEKYVQIKLSDYVSCINAPTADKPYYHSYSVKFLGNVKEGAIVRYVNLPIEELKKAAIAQMQDDEPVWFGCDVGKSSERNEGVMDLNLYHTAELLGTTFSMNKAERLEYGQSLMTHAMVFQGVNLDEAGKPNRWRVENSWGKEPGKDGYYVMTDDWFDEYTYQIVVHKKYLSEEALQAYQSEPIMLEPWDPMGSLA, encoded by the coding sequence ATGAACGGATTAGTCACGAAGGAAGAGCTCAGCGAACTGGAAAAAAGCTTTCTGCAGGACCGCGCCAACCGCATTGCCATGGACAGCGTGGTCAATAACGGACTGCTGGCGAGCGCGAAAAATGCGGAGGCATTTCGCAGCACCACGCATCATTTTTCAGTCAGCCTGAAACAGGGAGAGATCACCAATCAGAAGCAGAGCGGCCGCTGCTGGATGTTCGCCGCGCTCAACTGCCTGCGGTTTCAGGTGATGAAAAACCTGAATCTGGAGACCTTTGAGCTGTCGCAGAACTATACGCTGTTTTATGATAAGCTGGAGAAGGCGAATTACTTTTTGGAAAGCATTTTGGAGACGCTGGAGGAGCCCAGCGGCAGCCGGCTGATTGCGCATCTTTTGATGGCGCCGCTCAACGACGGCGGGCAGTGGGATATGCTGACCAATCTGGTTGAAAAGTACGGCGTAGTGCCCAAGAGCGCGATGCCGGAGACCATTTCCTCCTCTAAAACCAACGAAATGAACGCGACCCTCACCGAAAAGCTGCGCGAGGACGCCTGCATTTTGCGCCGCATGCATGCGCAGGGCGCTGCCGAGGCTGAGCTGCGTACAGCAAAGACTGATATGATGAAGGTTATCTACAATGCGCTGTGCATCTGTCTGGGTGTGCCGCCCAAGACCTTTGATCTGGAGGTGCGCGATAAGGATGATGCGTTCATCCGCGATACGAACCTCACGCCGCAGGCCTTCTATGAAAAATATGTGCAGATTAAACTCAGCGACTATGTGAGCTGCATCAATGCGCCCACGGCCGACAAGCCCTATTATCACAGCTACAGCGTGAAGTTCCTAGGCAATGTAAAAGAAGGAGCAATTGTGCGCTATGTCAACCTGCCGATTGAGGAGCTGAAAAAGGCCGCCATCGCGCAGATGCAGGACGACGAGCCCGTATGGTTCGGCTGCGATGTGGGCAAAAGCTCAGAGAGAAATGAAGGCGTGATGGATCTCAATCTGTATCACACCGCAGAGCTTCTGGGCACGACATTCAGCATGAACAAGGCAGAGCGGCTCGAATACGGCCAGAGCCTGATGACGCACGCCATGGTATTTCAGGGCGTCAATCTCGATGAGGCCGGAAAGCCAAACCGCTGGCGCGTGGAAAACAGCTGGGGCAAGGAGCCCGGCAAGGACGGCTACTATGTGATGACCGACGACTGGTTTGACGAATACACCTATCAGATCGTCGTCCACAAAAAATACTTATCCGAAGAGGCGCTGCAGGCCTATCAGAGCGAGCCTATCATGCTGGAGCCCTGGGATCCGATGGGCTCCCTGGCCTAA
- a CDS encoding GNAT family N-acetyltransferase, translated as MQIQIMQPADAAQAAKLYNASAEGELVYKKLSEEAFVDTFMTSGDGITKLLLAAKAETGAISGFAGGCLVRGKAIAYITFVLVDEAYRRQGIGSALLAALEQALLEAAEMPLEKYQMIFFNPAALTWIVPGTAGHDHPNAPGVDVASDAYIFFKNQGYMDRVFQNSFYLPLAHFAVKPEVQAKMDALPEHDLSICFYDAKKHYGMEELFDNLGSEAWKEEILGNISRPDGGDPVIIAEHKGKAVGFTGPIRVQESGRGYFAGIGVHSDYRQYGLGKSLFSTLCLELKKIGAGYMTLFTGETNPARRIYSSAGFKIVKTWSDMEKSL; from the coding sequence ATGCAGATTCAAATCATGCAGCCGGCGGACGCCGCACAGGCGGCAAAGCTTTATAACGCGTCTGCCGAGGGGGAGCTGGTTTATAAAAAGCTCTCCGAGGAAGCGTTTGTCGATACATTTATGACGAGCGGCGATGGCATCACGAAGCTGCTTCTCGCCGCCAAGGCGGAAACGGGAGCCATTTCCGGCTTTGCCGGCGGCTGTCTGGTACGCGGCAAAGCTATCGCCTATATCACGTTTGTGCTGGTGGACGAAGCGTATCGCCGGCAGGGGATTGGCAGTGCGCTTCTGGCGGCGCTGGAGCAGGCGCTTCTGGAGGCGGCGGAGATGCCGCTGGAGAAGTATCAGATGATTTTCTTTAATCCGGCGGCGCTTACGTGGATTGTGCCGGGCACGGCGGGGCATGATCATCCGAATGCGCCGGGCGTGGATGTGGCGAGCGATGCCTATATTTTCTTTAAGAATCAGGGCTACATGGACAGGGTGTTTCAGAATTCGTTTTATCTGCCGCTTGCGCATTTTGCGGTGAAGCCGGAGGTGCAGGCGAAGATGGATGCGCTGCCGGAGCATGATCTTTCGATTTGCTTTTATGATGCGAAGAAGCACTATGGCATGGAGGAGCTGTTTGATAATCTAGGTAGCGAGGCCTGGAAGGAAGAGATTCTGGGCAATATCAGCCGGCCGGATGGCGGTGATCCGGTGATCATTGCGGAGCACAAGGGAAAGGCAGTGGGCTTTACGGGGCCGATCCGCGTGCAGGAGAGCGGCCGCGGCTATTTTGCGGGTATCGGCGTGCATTCGGACTATCGTCAGTATGGGCTGGGTAAATCGCTGTTTTCGACGCTTTGTCTGGAGCTTAAGAAGATTGGCGCCGGCTATATGACGCTGTTTACCGGCGAGACCAATCCGGCGCGCCGGATTTACAGCTCGGCGGGCTTTAAGATTGTGAAAA